TGGGATTTGGATAACAAACCACCCAAGTCATTTCCACCATTTGATGCTGCCACAAAGCTAAAAAAGGCTGCTGGGGAATTTGGGGTTGTGAGATATACAGTAGCTTATGCTAATCGACACGCGTTTAGTTATGTTCCTCCTTTAGTTAGGCAGCAACGGAAAGAGAGGAAAACATTGAATTCTTTGGAAAAAAGTGGGGTTGTAAAGGTAGAGGAGCCTTATTTATGTAGAGTGTGTGGTAGGAGATTTTATACTAATGAGAAGCTTGTAAATCATTTTAAGCAAATTCACGAGCGCGAGCATACGAAAAGGTTGAATCAGATAGAGTCTGCTAGGGGAAAAATGAGGGTGAAGTTGGTGGCCAAGTATGCAATGAAGATGGATAAGTATAAGAATGCTGTTAGGGATGTTTTGACTCCGAAAGTTGGGTATGGTTTGGCGGATGAATTAAAACGAGCTGGTTTTTGGGTTAGGACTGTTTCAGATAAGCCACAAGCTGCTGATGTTGCATTGAGGAATCATTTGGTTGATGTGATGGATAAGAGGATGGTGGAGTGTGTGGTTCTTGTGTCTGATGATTCGGATTTCGTGGAAGTCTTGAAGGAGGCGAGGTTGAGGTGTTTGAAAACAGTAGTTGTTGGTGATTGCAATGACGGTGCTCTTAAGAGGACAGCAGATGCTTCTTTCTCGTGGCAGGAGATCATTATGGGGAAGGCCAAGAAAGAAGCTGTCTCTGTTGTTGGCCGGTGGAAGGACCGAGATGTTCTGAAAAGATTGGAGTGGACGTATGATCCAGAGGTGGAGAAAAAACAGTATTACTCCGAAGTTGAGAGCGATGATTCTGATGGACTGTTTTCAGGGGAAGATGATAACAAGGATGATGATGCTTCCATCTCTAAGGAAGATGCTTGTGCATGGTGGAAGCTAGATTCTCGTTCAGGTACTTTTGATTTACTGTAATTTTTTGATGCAAAGTTAAGTCTCTGATGATGAAGTTCTCCACTTTGGACTTCCGAGCATTCATTTTGCATTGTACTTTATTCAGGACACGGTTGATGCAGCAATTGATTGTTGGCTTCAGCTTCATTCTTATAAAAAGGAGAGATGAACTGGTGATTCCACTCTAGATTCCATCCTCAGAAGGCTTTCCTAACATTGCTTTAAGTTATTAGTGAAAGACGGACACATATGATGGATTACCTATTTCAATTGATTTAGCTGCCAACTGTAACTACTGAGGTTTTGTATGCTATAATCCAGTGGGGAGGAGGTTGAAGTTAATCTCAGAGGCAAACATAAGGGTCCAAATTCACGAGAGTGTCTTTACAATTGGTAACAGAAGTGCTATTCATGTAAGTACCAGCAGTTTTCTCCAAGATATTGTTATGGATTACAATTTTAAAATCAACTCTCCAagataattatctttcaaattgCAAAGGACTTGGAACTCTTAATCTGTTTGTACACACACAGATTGCTTGAAATTTGCAAGTTTCAGTTTGCATTTGCTGCAGATATAACAAATAGATTTCACTTCCTACCTCCACTTTACAGCTAAACATCAAATTCAGCTTGGAACTCAACACTAGTCACTAGAGATAGAGCAAGGATTTTAACTTTATGGGTTCTAAATTCTAGGATAGCGACATTAGGTGTTAGTAACTGGCTTTTGAATAATTTTTGTACATATTTGATggatttcttaatacaaatataaGATTTGGACTAAAGCTATTGGGTTTTGTCCGATCCTGTAGCTGACCTTCTAGCTCTGCCCCTGCTCAACATGTTGATGTCTCGCATCAACTATTGTATAATACCGTATCGCGTGTCTATCAGAACTTCATGATGTACCTCTGATTCTAGGTATTGAAGTTTCACTTTCCTTTGCTCAATTCAAATTGTAGGATTTTTAGGTTCCAACTTCCAACTTAATGTTTCCTGTGCTTTTGATGTGGATAGATATCCAAAGGTTTAGAATTTCTTAGTGAGAAAGAACACATTAACTTCTCTTATTTGTTCCCATCATCTGTAATATTTGAAACTTCTATATAAACAAGCATCAGATAATCCAATTTTCTAAAGAATACAGAATGTCACTAAAGCATCATGTGACACCATAACTGACTGTGCTGAAGAAAATCATCTCTTTGGTTCTCCTTTTATGTATGCATAATCGAT
This sequence is a window from Nicotiana tomentosiformis chromosome 5, ASM39032v3, whole genome shotgun sequence. Protein-coding genes within it:
- the LOC104121552 gene encoding uncharacterized protein encodes the protein MLKRVKASTFIHAIRSYKRFCHFESKSNLGFGSLDSSVRTNVGIFWDLDNKPPKSFPPFDAATKLKKAAGEFGVVRYTVAYANRHAFSYVPPLVRQQRKERKTLNSLEKSGVVKVEEPYLCRVCGRRFYTNEKLVNHFKQIHEREHTKRLNQIESARGKMRVKLVAKYAMKMDKYKNAVRDVLTPKVGYGLADELKRAGFWVRTVSDKPQAADVALRNHLVDVMDKRMVECVVLVSDDSDFVEVLKEARLRCLKTVVVGDCNDGALKRTADASFSWQEIIMGKAKKEAVSVVGRWKDRDVLKRLEWTYDPEVEKKQYYSEVESDDSDGLFSGEDDNKDDDASISKEDACAWWKLDSRSGHG